The following nucleotide sequence is from Vicinamibacterales bacterium.
CGCCGGCCGCGGCGCGCCGCTGGCTGTGGGGCCAGGTGCTTCGCTGCCTGATAACGCCGCCCGCGCCCTCGCGTCCCGCATCCCGTTCCCGTCCTGGTCCCCGCGGAGATTCATTCATGCGCACGCTTCTCTCCGATGCGCGCCACGCGCTTCGGGTGTTCACTCGCACGCCGTCGTACGCCGTCGCCGTCGTCGCCGTTCTCGCCCTCGGCATCGGCGCCAACACGGCCATCTTCAGCATCGTCAACGCGGTGCTGCTGCGGCCGCTGCCGTTCGAGGCGCCCGGCCGGCTGGTCCGCCTGTTTCACATTCCGCCGCAGGCGACGTTTCCCGGCATGGCGACGTTCTCGCTGTCGCCGGCGAACTTCCTCGACTGGCAGCGGGAGAGCAGGTCGTTCGAGGCGATGGCGGCGTACAGCTTCCGCCAGCTGACGCTGACCGGCGCCGGCAACGCCGAAGCGCTGCGCGTCGCGGTGGTCGGACCGGAGTTCTTCAGGATCGTCCGGACGCAGCCGGCGCTGGGGCGCACGTTCCTGCCGGAGGAGCACGAGCCGGAGCGCTCGCGCGTGCTCGTCGTGAGCGACGGCTTCTGGCGCAGCCATCTCGGCGGAGCGCGCGACGCCGTCGGCCGCACGCTGACCTTCGACGGGCAGGCCTTCACGGTGGTCGGGGTGATGCCGCCGCAGTTCTCGGTGCGCGCGTGGGGCGCGACCACGGTGCCGATGTGGCGGCCGCTGGCGTGGACCGGCAAGGAGCGCGCGGTTCGCGAGAACCACAACTACCAGGCGATCGGCCGGCTGGCAGACGGCGTGTCGCTCGGCGCGGCGAAGGCGGAGCTGGAGGTGATCTCGAAGCGCCTCGAACGGCAGTATCCGGCCGACAACGCCGGCTGGGGCGGGACGGCGATCCCGCTGCAGGAACTGCTGGTCGGCGACGTGCGGACGTCCCTCTGGATTCTGCTCGGCGCCGTCGCGCTGGTGCTGCTCATCGCGTGCGCGAACGTCGGCAACCTGATCCTCGCCCGGTCGATGGGCCGGCAGAAGGAGCTCGCCATCCGCGCCGCGCTCGGCGCCGGGCGGCGCCGCGTCTTCCAGCACCTGATCGTGGAATCGCTGGTGCTGGCACTGGCGGGCGGCGCGCTCGGCCTGTTCCTCGCCGGCTGGGCGATCTCGACGGGACGGACGATGCTCGAGGACCAGGTGCCGCGCGCCGGCGAGGCGTCGCTCGACGTGCGCGTCCTGCTGTTCGTCGCCGGCGCCTCGCTGCTGACCGGGGTGCTCGCCGGCGCGATCCCGGCGCTCCGCGCCGGCCGCACCGATCTGAACGACACGCTGAAGGAAGGCGGGCGGAGCGACGCCTCCGGCGCCGGCTCGTTCACGCGGCGCGTCCTCATCGTCGCCGAAGTGGCGCTCTCGCTGATGCTGCTGATGGGGGCCGGCGTGATGCTGCGCAGCCTGCACAACCTGAGGAACGTCGACGCCGGCTTCAATCCGCGCGGCGTCCTCAAGGTCGAGATCACCCTGCCGGACGCGCGCTACAAGGAACCGGCGCAGATCCGCGGCTTCTTCGACGCGCTGCTCGAGCGGGTGCGCGCGCTTCCCGGCGTGGTGAGCGCCGGCATGATCGACACCCTGCCCGCCACCGGCGGCGGATCGGTGCAGCCGATCGTCGTCGAGGGACGTCCCGAGCTGAAGCCGAGCGAACAGCCGACGGTGTCGGTGCGCTTCGGCGGCGGCGGCTACATCAAGACGATGGAGATTCCGCTGCTCGCGGGGCGGGATTTCATCGCCGCCGACGCCGAAGCGATGCTGATCAGCGCCTCGGCGGCGAAGCTGCTGTGGGGGGACGCCGATCCGCTCGGCAAGCGGGTGACGCTGCCGCTGATCTCGCGCGAGCTGAAGATCGAGGTGATCGGCATCGTCGGCGACGTGCGCGAGCAGCTCTCGGAGCAGGCGCCGCCGACGGTCTACTACTACAAGCGCGACCTGCCGTTCGGGCAGACCGCGGTCGCGATCCGCAGCGCGGGCGATCCGCTGCTGCTGGCGCGTCCGGTGATCGCGGCGGTGCGGGCGATGGATCGCGACCTGCCGGTGCAGGAGGTCCGCACCATGGATCAGGTCATCGAGGAGACGCTCGTGGCCGAGCGGTTCCGCGCGCTGCTGCTGCAGATTTTCGCCGGCGCGGCGCTGGCGCTCGCGTCCGTCGGCATCTACAGCGTGCTGTCGTACCTGGTGCGCGGCCGGCGGCGCGAGATCGGGATCCGCACCGCGCTCGGCGCGCGCACCGGCGACGTCGTCCGGATGGTGGTGATCGAGGGGCTCAAGCCCGCGCTGCTCGGCATCGCGCTCGGCGCCGCCGGCGCGCTGCTCGCCGCGCGGCTGCTCGAAAAGATGGTGTTCGGCGTGACGGCAACCGATCCGCTGACGCTCACGGCGGTCGCGTTCACGCTGCTCGCGGTCTCGGTCGCGGCCAGCCTGGTCCCGGCGTGGCGGGCGTCGAAGCTCGATCCGCTGATCGTGCTGCGCGACAGCTAGGCCGTCGCGGTCACGATCCGAGCACGCGCTTCGCCTGCGCGTTGTGGCGGATGGTGTGAGCGGTCGCCCATTCGCCGAACTGCCGCAGGGTGATCGTGCCGAGCGCCGGATGCGTGATCGCGCAGGTGGCGCCGCGCGGCTCGTCGAGCGCGGCGAGCGCCGCGTCCAGTCTCGCGGCTGATTCGGCCAGCAGGTCGAGCACGGCGTCCCGGCGGACGTCGCCCGGGGGCTGCACCCGCTTGCCGGCCTCGATCTTCTGCGGCATGCCGGCGACGACCTCGCTCCACGGCCTCTCGGCCGCGCCGTCGGCCAGCGGCTGTGCCACGGGCCGGGCGCCCGAGACGATGTCCGCGAACTGGCCGTCGACCGTCGCGACGTGCCACCCGATCTGCGCGGCCGACCAGCCGCCATCCGGCGGCTGCCGGTGCACCGCATCGTCGGCCGCCTCGCGCAGGCGCTTGACGAACCGCTCGTGCGCCTCGCGGTACGACTGCCGCGTCCGCGCGATCAACTCGTGGTGACTCTCCACGCGTGCGCCCTCCCCTTTCCCGCGGCGCTAGCCGCCGAAGTACGAGGGAATCGGCATGTCGCGCATGGTGTGCAGGCCGGGCGCGACCTCCAGGATCTTCGGGATCGAGTTCACGGTGATCGACGCGGTGGCGACGTCGCCGTGCACGCCCCCCGCGATCCTGCTGGTGATGCTCGGCGAACCGGCGATCTGCACCTGATCGTACGACTCCGGCGCGCCCAGATAGGCCTCCATGTGGAGGGTGATGACCGGCTTGCCGTGGCGGTAGCCGATGCCGTCCTGCACCAGGCCGCAGACGTAGCCCTCGTCAACCGCCAGGAACTCGCTCGACACGGTCGAGGTCGCGATCTTGGGATGGATCTCGTCGGTGATCCGATCCAGCTTCCAGCCCATGGCATCGGCGATCATCGAGACCGATTCGGCGAGGCCGACGTGGCGCACGCTGGCGTCGTCCACCTTCTTCTGGAACTGCTCGCGGGTCAGGCCGGCGCCGATCTTCTGCTGGAACGGCAGCCGCCGCACGCGCGCGTCCTGGATCCGATCGACACGGATGCTGTCGACGCGCTCGCAGACGCCGGTCAGCGTGATCGGCAGCGCGTCCATCGTGAAGCCCGGGTTCACGCCGGTGCCGAGCACGGCGACCCTGGCCTTCTTGGCCAGCGCGTGGATCTCGCGCGCGTAGCGCATGTTGCCGCCGGTCGGATAGGCCAGCTCCTCGGTGGTCGAGACGATCGGCACCTTGAGCTTCAGGATCTGTTCGATCTGCGGGAGCACCCTCTTCAGCGACGACAACGTGCAGAGCACCACGACATCCGGCTTCGCCGACTTGATGGTCTTTCGCGCGTCGTCCGACACCTTGATGCGAAGCGGACGGCCGACGCCGGCGACCTCGCCGAGATCGCGTCCCGCCTTGGCGGGATCGATGTCGACCGCGCCGACGATCTTGAAGCCGCGGCGCTCCGCGACCTGCTTGACGACCGCCGCGCCGATCGGCCCGAGCCCGTAATGGACGACGCGAATGGGTCCTTTCCGTACTGCCATCTACGACTCCTGTAGCGATGAATCCAAGCGGCCGATTATACCTTCATGATGTAGGATTCCGCAGTGCACGCGATGCGGAGCGGGCTGACGCGCGTGGCGTCGGCGCCAGCCGTACTTGCCGGCGCGATTGCCGTGCTGTGGTGGCTCGAGGGTCCCTGGAATCCGCGAATCATGATCGCGGCGTTCCTGCTGTGGGCGTTTCTTTCGGGCGGCGTCATCGATCGATACGCGCGCGGCCGCCCGACGCGGGCGCGCGGCTTCTTCGCGGCCTGCGGCGCCCACGTCTCCGCGATGATCCGCCTCGGACTCGCCGTCGGGCTCGCCCATGCCGCTCTCCATGCCACCCTGGGCTCCCGGGTGGACAATCCGTACGTGATGGCGGCGGCGATCGTCCTGCTGCTCGTGATCTCGGCGGTGGGCGTCTACGGGCAGATCCGCCTCGTGGTCGAGGATCGCCGCAGCGCCCTCGGCGCGCTGCTCGCCGGAGCGCGATTTGCGCGACGCAATCCCGCGGCCCTCGCGCTGGTCGCGGTGTTCGCCGCGCTCTTGTGGGGAGCGACGGCGGCGATGGCGGCGCTCGAGCCGGCGCCGCCCGACGGCGCGGCCGCCGCGCTGCACGTGGCGGTGCGGCTCGCCGCGGTCGCCTATCTTGCGCTGGCGCTGCATGCCGCCGGCGTCGTGCTGTTCCAGTCGCGTCTCGCCCACGCCGGCTACACCGCCGGTCCGCCGCACGAGTGGCCCGACTCCCCGGCCGCGGAAGCGATCGCCAACGCGGCCCACGTTCCGCGATGACGACCCACCTCCGCACCGCCCGAATCCTCGTCGTCGACGACGAGGACGCCAACGTCGAGATCCTCCGGCGGGTGCTGCGCCGCGCCGGGTTCGCCAGCGTCGACACCACGACCGATTCGCGGCAGGTCGCCCCGCTGTACCTGAAGCATCGCCACGATCTGATCCTGCTCGACCTGCACATGCCGCACATGGACGGCCTCGAGGTGATGGATCAGCTCAACGAGATCGCCTCCGCGTCCTACCTGCCCATCCTGATCCTCTCGGGCGACCTGACGCCGGAGGCGCGGCGCGACGCGCTGTCGCGCGGCGCGAAGGACTTCGTCAACAAGCCGTTCCAGCAGGACGAGCTCCTGCTGCGGATCCGCACGCTGCTCGAGACCCGCCTGCTCTACGTCCGGATCCAGCGGCAGAACCGGCAGCTCGAGGACGCGGTCCGCGAGCGCACCCGCGAGCTGGTCGAATCGCAGATCGAGATGATCGAGCGGCTGGCGATCGCCGCCGAGTACCGCGACGACAACACCGGCCAGCACACGCAGCGCGTCGGGCAGATGTCGGCGCTCGTCGCGCGCCAGCTCGGCCTGCCCGACGCGCAGGTGTCGCTGATCGCGCGCGCCGCGCCGCTGCACGACGTCGGCAAGATCGGCGTCCCCGACACGATCCTGATGAAGATGGGGAAGCTGACCGCGGCCGAGTTCGAGATCGTCAAACAGCACACGACGATCGGCGCGCGGATCCTGTCCGGCGGGAAGTTTCCGCTGCTGCGGCTGGCGGAGGAGATCGCGCAGTTCCACCATGAGCGCTGGGACGGCCACGGCTACGCCGGCATGCGCGGCGCCGATGTGCCGCTCGCCGGACGCATCGTCGCGGTGGCGGACGTCTTCGACGCGCTGACGCAGCAGCGGCCGTACAAGCCGGCGTGGCCGGTCGCCGAAGCGATCGCCGAGATCGATCGTCAGCGCGAGCGGCAGTTCGACGCCGCGGTGGTCGACGCCTTCCTCCGCGTCATCCAGTCCTCCCCGGGCACGCTGCCGAAAAACTTCACCTGATATAGTTCTGCCCCATGAAGAACGGGACGGACGCCATTGTCGAATGGCTGCGGCAGCGCCTCGCGCTGTCCGCGGCGCGCGGTTTCGTGTTCGGGCTGAGCGGCGGCATCGATTCCGCGGTCGTGTCGCGCCTGTGCCAGCTCGCCTCCCCGGGCAACGTCGTCGGCGTGCTGATGCCGTGCCACAGCGACCCGCGCGACGAGAGCGACGCGCGCCTGGTCGCCGATCATTTCGAGATTCCCACCATCCGCGTCGACCTGGCGCCGGCCTACGATCACTTCACCGGCACGCTCCAGCAGGCGGTGAAGACGCTCCCCCACGAACTGATGCCGGACGCCGCGCACCAGTCCGAGGACCTGAAGGCCAGGCTGCCGCTCGCGAACGTGAAGCCGCGCCTGCGCATGACGACGCTCTACTTCGTGGCCAACACGCTGAACTACATGGTGGCGGGCACCGGCAACCGCAGCGAGCTGTCGATCGGCTACTTCACGAAGTACGGCGACGGCGGCGTCGACCTGCTGCCGATCGGCAACCTGCTGAAGAGCGAGGTCCGCGCCGCGGCGCGCGCGCTCGGCGTGCCCGAGCCGGTCATCGACAAGGCGCCGAGCGCCGGCCTCTGGCTCGGGCAGACCGACGAGGCGGAGATGGGCTTCTCCTACGCCGAGCTGGAGGACTACCTGACCAGGGGGCCGCAGACGGTGTCCCCGGCGCTGGCGATGCGAATCGATCGCCTGATGCGGAGCAGCGAGCACAAGCGCGCGCTCGCCCCCGCGCCCGGAGGCAGTGATGACCAGTAGCAGCGTTCGCGCGGGTTCCGCGCTCCGCCGGTTCGTCCTCCCCACGGCGCTCGCCGCGCTGTTGGTCACGTTCGCCAGCGCGCAGCAGCAGGCCATCCAGACGCCGGAGGAGTACTTCGGCTTCCGCATGGGGACGGACAACAAGCTGGCGCGGTGGGACAGGATCGTCCAGTACTTCCAGCAGATCTCCGCCGGCTCCGACCGCGTGCGCTACCGCGAGCTGGGCAAGTCGACCAACGGCAACCCGTTCGTCGCGCTCGAGATCGCGAGCGCCGACACGCTGAAGAGCCTGGACCGCTACAAACAGCTCCAGCGCAAGCTCTATTTCCAGGGGGGCGCGCCGAGCGACGCCGAGCGGGACGAGATCTTCCAGCAGGGCAAGGCGGTCGTCGTGGTGACGACGACGATTCACGCGACCGAGATTGGCGCCTCGCAGATGGTGGTCGAGCTCGTGCACCGGCTGGCGACGGAGAACTCGCCGGCGGTGAAGAAGATCCTCGACAACGTCATCTTCGTGCTGGTGCCCAGCCTGAACCCGGACGGCCAGATCATGGTGACCGACTGGTTCAACAAGAACCTCGACACGCCGTTCGCCAACAGCCAGATTCCGTATCTCTACCACCCCTACGTCGGCCACGACAACAACCGCGACATGTACATGTTCACGCAGAAGGAGAGCCAGCTCACGGCGAAGCTGCTGTGGCAGGACTGGTTCCCCGCGGTGTGGCTCGACGAGCACCAGCAGGGCAGCGGCGGCGCGCGGATCTTCGTGATGCCGGCGACCGACCCGATCAATCCGAACGTCCACCCGCTGATCTACCGCTGGAACGGCATCCTCGGACAGTCGCAGGCGGCGGCGCTCGAGGCGGCGGGCAAGGAAGGGATCATCTACAACTCGACGTACACGAACTTCTGGCAGGGAGCGATGGCGTGGAGCGGCTGGTGGCACAACCAGGTCGGCCTGCTCACGGAGGTGGCGAGCGTGCGCGTGGCCGCGCCCACCGAACAGCAGCGCGCCGTGCCGGGCACTCCGGCAGGCTCGGCGCAGGGGGGCGGAGCGCCAGGCGGCCGGGGCGGCGCCGCGACGGGCTCGGGGCGAGGCGGACGCGGGGACGGCGGCGGGATGCTGCCGCCGCCCAACGACGTCAATCCCCGCACCGAGTATCCCCGCCCGTGGATGGGCGGCCGGTGGACCCTGCGCGACATCGTCGATTACGAGCTGATCGCGACGATGGGGCTGCTCGATACGCTGGCGGATCGGCGTGAAGCGCTGCTGCGCCAGATCTACGAAGTGAACCGCGTCACCGTCGAGAACGGGCGCAAGGGGGATCCGGCGGCGATCGTGATTCCGTTCGAGTCGCAGCACGACCCGCAGGAAGCGGCCGTCCTCGTCGACAAGCTGCAGATGGCCGGCGTGGAGGTCTATCGGGCCGACGCGCCGTTCGAGGCGGACGGCCAGCAGCATCCGGCAGGCACCTTCGTGGTGCCGATGGCGCAGGTTTTCGCGCGCTACGCCAAGGACATTCTCGAACGGCAGACCTATCCCGAAGTCCGGCGCTCGCCGACCTCGCCCCCCGAACCGCCGTACGACGTCACGGCGTGGTCGCTCGGCATGCTGCTCGGCGTCGATCACGTCGTCGTCCGGCGTCCGCTGGCGGAGGGAGTGAAGCTGACCAGGCTCACGGCGGCGCCGAAGCTCGAAGGACGCGTGACCGGCACGGCGTCGGCGCGGCAGCCGTACGTGTTCGACTATCGCGGACCGCTTGCGGCACGGGCGATGAACCGTCTGCTGAAGGACGGCGCACGCCTCGCGCTCGAGCCCGCGGCGGATGCCCGTCCGGCGCGGGTGTGGGTGCTGAGCGCGAACCGCAAGTCCATCGATGCCGTCGCCGCCGATCTGGGGATGCGTATCGGCACCGCGGAGGGGAGCGCGCCGGCCGGCGCACTCCCGATCAAGGCGCCGCGCGTCGGCATGTACTCACCCTGGACCGGCGGCAACATGGACGAAGGGTGGACGCGCTGGGTCCTGGAGCAGTACGAGTTCGGCCTGACGACGCTGCACAACGCCGAGTTCCGCGCCGGCAAGCTGCGCGAGAAGTTCGATGTGATCATCCTGCCGGATCAGAGCCCCAACGGGATCGTGAACGGGGCGAACGGTCCGGCGATCCGTCCGGAGTATCGCGGCGGCATCGGCGACGAGGGGATCGCGGCGATCCGCGAGTTCATCGCCCGCGGCGGGACGCTGGTCACGCTCGGCGCGGCGTCGGATCTGGCGATCGAACGCCTGGGCGTTCCGCTGAAGAACCTGAAGTCCGGGCTGTCGCGGGACCAGCACTTCGCGCCCGGGACCATCCTGCGCATCGAAGTCGACACGGCAAACCCGATCGGCTACGGCATGAAGGGACAGACGACCGGGTTCTACAACAACAGTCCGTTCTTCAGCCAGGTCGAAGGGTTCGCCTCGCAGCGGCTGCAGGTGGTCGCACGGTATCCGAATTCCGACGTGGTCGCGTCAGGCTGGCTGCGGGGGGAAGAGCTGATGGCCGGACGCGCCGCGGTGGTCACGGCGGACATGAATCCGGGCCGGATCGTGCTGTTCGGCCTGCGGCCGCAGCACCGCGCGCAGACCCACGCCACGTTTCCGATGCTGTTCAACGCGCTCTATCTGTCGACGGCGGACGCGCGGACCGGTTCGTGAAGGCCGAATAATACTGAAGAAATCCTGAGATTGCCCCGCCGGCTCGGGCATAGAATCCGCCGCGAGGAGGGCTCGTGGCGCGCCGTGCTGTTTTCTACGGACTGATGCTGTCGCTGCTCGCGGTGCTGCCGGCGGCGGCGCAGGGACTCACCGGCGCCTTGATCGGCGTGGTCAAGGATCCGCACGGCGGCGTGATCCGCGGCGCCGAAGTGCGCGTGAGCTCCGATGCGCTGATCGGCGGTCCACACCGCCAGCTCACCAACGAAAAGGGACAGTTTCGCTTTCCCGCGCTGCCGCCGGGCACCTTCAGGCTCGAGGTGTCGTTCAAGGGCTTCGCGCCGCGGCGCGAGGAAGGCATCCTCGTAGCCTCGGGTGCGACCATCGAGCGCGTGAGCCTGCTCGAGCCGGCCGGCGTCGCCGAGGCGGTGGTCGTCGACGGCGGCGTCTCGCGGATCGACGCGCGCGATCCCGGCTTCGGCACGCGATTCGGCCCCGAGGATCTTCGCGCGATCCCCAGCCGCCGCGCCAGCATGTTCGACGCGCTGCGCAACACGCCCGGCATCTCGCCGACGTCGCCATCGAGCGGAACCGCGACGACCATCTCGGCGTTCGGGTCGGGCGCCAACGAGAACCAGTTCCTCATCGACGGCACCAACACGACATGCCCGTGCAACGGCGTCGCGCGGTCCGAGCCCGGTGTCGATTTCATCCAGGAGATCCAGGTGCAGTCGGTCGGCGCCTCCGCGGAGTTCGGCAACGTGCAGGGCGCGGTCATCAACGTGATCACCCGCCAGGGCAGCGAGCGGTTCGCCTACGACGCGTCCTACTACGGGCAGCCGTCCAATCTCACCGCGCAGCCGGTCACGCTCGCCTACGACAACGGGCGGCGCCGGAGCGGATACGAACGCGCGCGGTACCGGGATCTCACGACCAATCTCGGCGGCCCCGCGATCCGCAACCGCCTGTGGTTCTTCGCCGGATACCAGTACCTCCGCGACTACGACAGCCAGCCCGCGACCGATCCGCTGACGCCGCGGAAGTACGAGCAGAACAAGGTCTTCGCCAAGCTCACCTGGAGCTTCGGACCGGCGTGGCGCGTCGAGCAGACGTTCCACGAGGAGTTCTGGCAGAACCCGGATCAGCCGCGGGTCGATCGGCCGATCGAGACGACGGCGCGGCAGAACGCGCGGGTCCCGGCCGCGACCTACGCCCACGTCACGCACACCGTCTCGCCGCGCACCGTCTGGGACGCGCGCGTCGGCCGGTTCGACTATCTCGCCAGGCAGCCGCCGTACACGGGAGACACGTCGACGGCCAACCGTGTCGATGCGGTGACGAACGTCCAGAGCGGCGGGCCGGCCAGCTTCGGCGGTCTGGTCCTGATTCGCACCGTCGGCAAGGCGACGCTGAACCACTATCGCACCAGCCTCGGGCGCGCGGATCATGCCTTCAAAGTGGGCGCGCAGCTCGAGCGCGGCGAGCACCACACGGCGCAGGTCATCCCCACGGGTGTGCGCTACAGAGACAGCAACGGTCCGCTGAGCGCGACCTACGCCGAGCCCTCGAATACGGGGGCCGCGTTCCTCACCCTCGGACTGTTCGCGACCGACGCCGTCACCGTCGGCGAGCGGCTGACGGTGAACATCGGCGTGCGCTACGACCGCAGCCGCGCCTTCAGCCAGGACCTGCCGCGCGTGGATCTCACCGGCCGTGAGACCAACGAGATCGTGGCCGGCCTCGGCACGCTGTACGTGTGGAACATCCTGTCACCGCGCATGGGTGCGACGCTGCGCCTGGATCGCAGCGGCCGGACGATCCTGCGCGCCAGTTACGGGCGTTTCGCGCAAGGCGTGCTCACCGGCGAGCTGGGCGGCTTCCATCCGGGCTCGACCCGGACGGTGACGAAGGCGTACGTCCCGGCGGACGGCGGCTACACGAGAGAGACGCTTGTCGTCGACACGGCCAACCAGGTGCTCAATCGCGACCTTCGCGCGCCGCGCACCGACGAGTACGGCATCGGCGTCGATCGCGAGATGGCGCCGCGGCTGCAGGCGGCGGTCGCCTACATTCGCAAGTCCGGCGCGCACTACATCGGCTGGCAGGACATCGGCGGCATCTATCAGCTGCGTCCGCACAGGCTGGCGGACGGGCGGACGATCGACGTGTACGAGCGGCAGAATGGCGTCGCGGACCAGCGGTTCCTGTTGACCAATCCGCCGGGCTGGTCGATGACCTACAACGGGCTCGTCACCGCGATCGAGAAGCGGCGCGCCAACGGCTGGCAGGCGTTCGGTTCGTACACGTTTTCCCGTTCGTCGGGCCTGCAGGCCGGCTCCGGCGCAAGCGCGTCGGCGCAGCAGGTCAGCTCGATTGCGCCGCCGCCGGCGCCCGGCGGACTGTCGTTCGGCCGCGATCCCAACGATCTCACCAACGCGCGCGGGATCCTCGCGAACGACCGGCCGCACGTCTTCCGCCTGATGGGCGCCGCCGACGTCCCGCGCACCGGACTGGTGCTCGCCGCCAACCTGCAGCACCTCACCGGCAAGCCGTGGGCGGCGTCGGCGCAGGTCTCGGCGCCGCAGAGCCCCAACCTGAGGATCCTGCTCGAACCGCGCGGCACACGGCGGCTCTCGTCACAGACCCTGCTCGACCTGCGTATGTCGCGGCGCTTCGCGCTCGGTCAGGGGCGCGGCATCGAGCTGCTCCTGGACGTGCTCAACGCGCTGAACGAGTCGGCCGAAGAGAGCATCGTGGCCGACGTGCAGACGTCCGAGACGGTGAAGCTGAATCCCACCTTCGGGCAGCCGAACGCCTTCGTGGACCCGCGCCGGGTGATGCTCGGCGTGCGCCTCAATCTGGGAAAACCCTGAAGCTGTCCTGAGACTCGCGGGCACCGCATCCGTAAGGTGCTGACATGAAGAATCTGCTTCGCACCGCCGCCGCGGCCGTCGCGCTGCTCGCCAGCGCGGCCGTCGCACACGCCGACACCGTCCTGAATTGGAACGCGATCGCGGTCGCCACCTCCGCGGGCAATCCGTTCAACCAGGCGCGCATCCTCGCCACCACGCAGCTGGCGGTCTTCGAGGCCGTCAATGCGATCGACAGAACCTACGAACCATACCTGGGCACCGTGGTTGCCCCGGCCGGCGCCTCGGTCGACGCCGCCGTGATTGCCGCGGCGCACGGTGTGCTCAAGGCCTACGTGCCTTCCGCCGCCGCGTCGCTCGATGCATCGCGGGCGTCCTCCCTCGCCGCGATTCCGGACGGCCCGGCAAAGGCGGGCGGCATCGCCACGGGCGAGGCGGCCGCCGCTGCGCTGCTCGCCAACCGCCTCAACGACGGCTCGACGCCGGCGGAGTTCTATCTGCCGGCGTCGACCGATCCGTATCAGTGGCAGCTGACCGCCGGGTGCTCGGCCGCGGGCGGCGTGTCCGCCCACTGGCCAGGACTCAAGACGTTCGGCATTGCCGACGCCGCCGACTTCCGCGCCGATCCGCCCCCGGCGTTGAACACGCCGCAGTACGCGCGGTCGTTCGACGAGGTGAAGCGAGTCGGCAGCAAGACCAGCGCCGAACGGCCGCAGGACCGCACCGACGTCGCCCGCTTCT
It contains:
- a CDS encoding ABC transporter permease, which translates into the protein MSDRIPPLAVRLLSRRLPPEWQDFILGDLEEEFRARAASAPAAARRWLWGQVLRCLITPPAPSRPASRSRPGPRGDSFMRTLLSDARHALRVFTRTPSYAVAVVAVLALGIGANTAIFSIVNAVLLRPLPFEAPGRLVRLFHIPPQATFPGMATFSLSPANFLDWQRESRSFEAMAAYSFRQLTLTGAGNAEALRVAVVGPEFFRIVRTQPALGRTFLPEEHEPERSRVLVVSDGFWRSHLGGARDAVGRTLTFDGQAFTVVGVMPPQFSVRAWGATTVPMWRPLAWTGKERAVRENHNYQAIGRLADGVSLGAAKAELEVISKRLERQYPADNAGWGGTAIPLQELLVGDVRTSLWILLGAVALVLLIACANVGNLILARSMGRQKELAIRAALGAGRRRVFQHLIVESLVLALAGGALGLFLAGWAISTGRTMLEDQVPRAGEASLDVRVLLFVAGASLLTGVLAGAIPALRAGRTDLNDTLKEGGRSDASGAGSFTRRVLIVAEVALSLMLLMGAGVMLRSLHNLRNVDAGFNPRGVLKVEITLPDARYKEPAQIRGFFDALLERVRALPGVVSAGMIDTLPATGGGSVQPIVVEGRPELKPSEQPTVSVRFGGGGYIKTMEIPLLAGRDFIAADAEAMLISASAAKLLWGDADPLGKRVTLPLISRELKIEVIGIVGDVREQLSEQAPPTVYYYKRDLPFGQTAVAIRSAGDPLLLARPVIAAVRAMDRDLPVQEVRTMDQVIEETLVAERFRALLLQIFAGAALALASVGIYSVLSYLVRGRRREIGIRTALGARTGDVVRMVVIEGLKPALLGIALGAAGALLAARLLEKMVFGVTATDPLTLTAVAFTLLAVSVAASLVPAWRASKLDPLIVLRDS
- a CDS encoding DinB family protein, giving the protein MESHHELIARTRQSYREAHERFVKRLREAADDAVHRQPPDGGWSAAQIGWHVATVDGQFADIVSGARPVAQPLADGAAERPWSEVVAGMPQKIEAGKRVQPPGDVRRDAVLDLLAESAARLDAALAALDEPRGATCAITHPALGTITLRQFGEWATAHTIRHNAQAKRVLGS
- a CDS encoding HD domain-containing phosphohydrolase, encoding MTTHLRTARILVVDDEDANVEILRRVLRRAGFASVDTTTDSRQVAPLYLKHRHDLILLDLHMPHMDGLEVMDQLNEIASASYLPILILSGDLTPEARRDALSRGAKDFVNKPFQQDELLLRIRTLLETRLLYVRIQRQNRQLEDAVRERTRELVESQIEMIERLAIAAEYRDDNTGQHTQRVGQMSALVARQLGLPDAQVSLIARAAPLHDVGKIGVPDTILMKMGKLTAAEFEIVKQHTTIGARILSGGKFPLLRLAEEIAQFHHERWDGHGYAGMRGADVPLAGRIVAVADVFDALTQQRPYKPAWPVAEAIAEIDRQRERQFDAAVVDAFLRVIQSSPGTLPKNFT
- the nadE gene encoding NAD(+) synthase; protein product: MKNGTDAIVEWLRQRLALSAARGFVFGLSGGIDSAVVSRLCQLASPGNVVGVLMPCHSDPRDESDARLVADHFEIPTIRVDLAPAYDHFTGTLQQAVKTLPHELMPDAAHQSEDLKARLPLANVKPRLRMTTLYFVANTLNYMVAGTGNRSELSIGYFTKYGDGGVDLLPIGNLLKSEVRAAARALGVPEPVIDKAPSAGLWLGQTDEAEMGFSYAELEDYLTRGPQTVSPALAMRIDRLMRSSEHKRALAPAPGGSDDQ
- a CDS encoding M14 family zinc carboxypeptidase, which codes for MTSSSVRAGSALRRFVLPTALAALLVTFASAQQQAIQTPEEYFGFRMGTDNKLARWDRIVQYFQQISAGSDRVRYRELGKSTNGNPFVALEIASADTLKSLDRYKQLQRKLYFQGGAPSDAERDEIFQQGKAVVVVTTTIHATEIGASQMVVELVHRLATENSPAVKKILDNVIFVLVPSLNPDGQIMVTDWFNKNLDTPFANSQIPYLYHPYVGHDNNRDMYMFTQKESQLTAKLLWQDWFPAVWLDEHQQGSGGARIFVMPATDPINPNVHPLIYRWNGILGQSQAAALEAAGKEGIIYNSTYTNFWQGAMAWSGWWHNQVGLLTEVASVRVAAPTEQQRAVPGTPAGSAQGGGAPGGRGGAATGSGRGGRGDGGGMLPPPNDVNPRTEYPRPWMGGRWTLRDIVDYELIATMGLLDTLADRREALLRQIYEVNRVTVENGRKGDPAAIVIPFESQHDPQEAAVLVDKLQMAGVEVYRADAPFEADGQQHPAGTFVVPMAQVFARYAKDILERQTYPEVRRSPTSPPEPPYDVTAWSLGMLLGVDHVVVRRPLAEGVKLTRLTAAPKLEGRVTGTASARQPYVFDYRGPLAARAMNRLLKDGARLALEPAADARPARVWVLSANRKSIDAVAADLGMRIGTAEGSAPAGALPIKAPRVGMYSPWTGGNMDEGWTRWVLEQYEFGLTTLHNAEFRAGKLREKFDVIILPDQSPNGIVNGANGPAIRPEYRGGIGDEGIAAIREFIARGGTLVTLGAASDLAIERLGVPLKNLKSGLSRDQHFAPGTILRIEVDTANPIGYGMKGQTTGFYNNSPFFSQVEGFASQRLQVVARYPNSDVVASGWLRGEELMAGRAAVVTADMNPGRIVLFGLRPQHRAQTHATFPMLFNALYLSTADARTGS